Proteins from one Mugil cephalus isolate CIBA_MC_2020 chromosome 15, CIBA_Mcephalus_1.1, whole genome shotgun sequence genomic window:
- the LOC125020937 gene encoding histone H2B 1/2-like has translation MPDPVKAPKKGSKKAVSKSVSKTGKKKRKTRKESYAIYVYKVLKQVHPDTGISSKAMSIMNSFVSDIFERIAGESSRLAHYNKRSTITSREIQTAVRLLLPGELAKHAVSEGTKAVTKYTSSK, from the coding sequence ATGCCTGATCCAGTGAAAGCACCCAAGAAGGGCTCCAAGAAAGCCGTCTCCAAGAGCGTGTCGAAGACCggcaagaagaagagaaagaccagGAAGGAGAGCTATGCCATCTACGTGTACAAGGTTCTGAAACAGGTCCACCCTGACACCGGCATTTCCTCCAAGGCCATGAGCATCATGAACTCATTTGTCAGCGACATCTTCGAGCGTATCGCCGGTGAGTCCTCTCGTCTGGCTCATTACAACAAGCgctccaccatcacctccaggGAGATCCAGACCGCCGTCCGCCTGCTGCTGCCCGGTGAGCTGGCTAAGCACGCCGTGTCTGAGGGCACCAAGGCCGTCACCAAGTACACCAGCTCCAAGTAG
- the LOC125020936 gene encoding histone H2A-like gives MSGRGKTGGKARAKAKTRSSRAGLQFPVGRVHRLLRKGNYAERVGAGAPVYLAAVLEYLTAEILELAGNAARDNKKTRIIPRHLQLAVRNDEELNKLLGGVTIAQGGVLPNIQAVLLPKKTEKPAKK, from the coding sequence ATGTCTGGACGTGGTAAGACCGGCGGAAAGGCCAGAGCAAAGGCGAAGACTCGCTCCTCCAGGGCCGGGCTCCAGTTCCCCGTCGGCCGTGTCCACAGGCTGCTGAGGAAGGGCAACTACGCCGAGCGCGTCGGTGCCGGAGCTCCGGTCTACTTGGCCGCGGTGCTCGAGTACCTGACCGCTGAGATCCTCGAGTTGGCTGGAAACGCAGCCCGTGACAACAAGAAGACCAGGATCATCCCCCGTCACTTGCAGCTGGCCGTCCGCAACGACGAGGAGCTCAACAAGCTGCTCGGAGGAGTCACCATCGCTCAGGGTGGTGTGCTGCCCAACATCCAGGCGGTGCTGCTGCCCAAGAAGACCGAGAAGCCCGCAAAGAAGTAG
- the LOC125021628 gene encoding histone H1, gonadal-like, with translation MSGRGKGGKGLGKGGAKRHRKVLRDNIQGITKPAIRRLARRGGVKRISGLIYEETRGVLKVFLENVIRDAVTYTEHAKRKTVTAMDVVYALKRQGRTLYGFGDTFRRTATFNMAEEAPAAAPAKAPAKAPKKKSAPRPKKDGPSLPKLIVAAVAESKERKGTSLAALKKVLAGKGVDVTKANKRINTAVTKLVTAGTLAQTKGTGASGSFKLAKKEPKAAAKPAKKVVKKKAATKVKKPAAVKKTAPAKKTPVKKAAVKKSPKKKAAAKKPAAAKKVVKKSPKKAAVKKPKAAKKTPVKKAPAKKTAAKKAKKKMARTKQTARKSTGGKAPRKQLATKAARKSAPATGGVKKPHRYRPGTVALREIRRYQKSTELLIRKLPFQRLVREIAQDFKTDLRFQSSAVMALQEASEAYLVGLFEDTNLCAIHAKRVTIMPKDIQLARRIRGERA, from the exons ATGAGCGGAAGAGGCAAGGGAGGCAAAGGACTCGGAAAGGGCGGCGCCAAGCGTCACCGCAAAGTGCTTCGCGATAACATCCAGGGAATCACCAAGCCCGCCATCCGCCGTCTGGCTCGCCGCGGTGGAGTGAAGCGTATCTCCGGTCTGATCTACGAGGAGACCCGCGGTGTCCTGAAGGTCTTCCTGGAGAACGTGATCCGCGATGCCGTCACCTACACCGAGCACGCCAAGAGAAAGACCGTGACCGCCATGGACGTCGTCTATGCGCTCAAGAGGCAGGGCCGCACTCTGTACGGCTTCGGAG ACACGTTCAGACGAACAGCGACATTCAACATGGCAGAAGAAGCACCCGCAGCAGCACCGGCGAAAGCCCCGGCAAAAGCCCCGAAGAAGAAGAGCGCTCCCCGGCCCAAGAAGGATGGACCCAGCCTCCCGAAGCTCATCGTGGCCGCCGTGGCCGAGTCCAAGGAGCGCAAGGGAACCTCCCTGGCGGCTCTGAAGAAGGTCCTGGCCGGGAAAGGCGTCGATGTGACCAAGGCGAACAAGCGCATCAACACCGCCGTCACCAAGCTGGTCACCGCCGGTACCCTGGCTCAGACTAAGGGCACCGGGGCCTCCGGCTCCTTCAAGCTCGCCAAGAAAGAGCCCAAAGCCGCCGCTAAGCCCGCAAAGAaggtggtgaagaagaaggcAGCCACCAAAGTTAAGAAGCCCGCTGCCGTCAAGAAGACCGCACCGGCCAAGAAGACACCTGTTAAGAAAGCAGCCGTCAAGAAGTCGCCCAAGAAGAAGGCAGCGGCCAAGAAACCCGCCGCCGCAAAGAAGGTGGTGAAGAAGAGCCCGAAAAAGGCCGCGGTCAAGAAGCCAAAGGCAGCGAAGAAGACTCCGGTCAAGAAAGCGCCAGCAAAGAAGACCGCAGCCAAGAAGGCCAAGAA GAAGATGGCAAGAACCAAGCAGACCGCCCGTAAATCCACCGGAGGAAAGGCTCCCAGGAAGCAGCTGGCCACCAAGGCTGCCCGCAAGAGCGCACCCGCCACCGGCGGCGTGAAGAAGCCTCACCGTTACAGGCCCGGTACCGTGGCTCTGAGGGAGATCCGTCGTTACCAGAAATCCACCGAGCTGCTTATCCGCAAGCTCCCCTTCCAGCGCCTGGTGAGGGAGATCGCCCAGGACTTCAAGACCGACCTGCGCTTCCAGAGCTCCGCCGTCATGGCTCTGCAGGAGGCCAGCGAGGCTTACCTGGTCGGTCTCTTCGAGGACACCAACCTGTGCGCCATCCACGCCAAGAGGGTCACCATCATGCCCAAAGACATCCAGCTGGCCCGCCGTATCCGCGGCGAGAGGGCTTAA
- the LOC125020935 gene encoding histone H1-like produces MAEEAPAAAPAKAPAKAPKKKSAPRPKKDGPSLPKLIVAAVAESKERKGTSLAALKKVLAGKGVDVTKANKRINTAVTKLVTAGTLAQTKGTGASGSFKLAKKEPKAAAKPAKKVVKKKAATKVKKPAAVKKTAPAKKTPVKKAAVKKSPKKKAAAKKPAAAKKVVKKSPKKAAVKKPKAAKKTPVKKAPAKKTAAKKAKK; encoded by the coding sequence ATGGCAGAAGAAGCACCCGCAGCAGCACCGGCGAAAGCCCCGGCAAAAGCCCCGAAGAAGAAGAGCGCTCCCCGGCCCAAGAAGGATGGACCCAGCCTCCCGAAGCTCATCGTGGCCGCCGTGGCCGAGTCCAAGGAGCGCAAGGGAACCTCCCTGGCGGCTCTGAAGAAGGTCCTGGCCGGGAAAGGCGTCGATGTGACCAAGGCGAACAAGCGCATCAACACCGCCGTCACCAAGCTGGTCACCGCCGGTACCCTGGCTCAGACTAAGGGCACCGGGGCCTCCGGCTCCTTCAAGCTCGCCAAGAAAGAGCCCAAAGCCGCCGCTAAGCCCGCAAAGAaggtggtgaagaagaaggcAGCCACCAAAGTTAAGAAGCCCGCTGCCGTCAAGAAGACCGCACCGGCCAAGAAGACACCTGTTAAGAAAGCAGCCGTCAAGAAGTCGCCCAAGAAGAAGGCAGCGGCCAAGAAACCCGCCGCCGCAAAGAAGGTGGTGAAGAAGAGCCCGAAAAAGGCCGCGGTCAAGAAGCCAAAGGCAGCGAAGAAGACTCCGGTCAAGAAAGCGCCAGCAAAGAAGACCGCAGCCAAGAAGGCCAAGAAGTAA
- the LOC125021593 gene encoding histone H2A-like, translating to MSGRGKTGGKARAKAKTRSSRAGLQFPVGRVHRLLRKGNYAERVGAGAPVYLAAVLEYLTAEILELAGNAARDNKKTRIIPRHLQLAVRNDEELNKLLGGVTIAQGGVLPNIQAVLLPKKTEKPAKK from the coding sequence ATGTCTGGACGTGGTAAGACCGGCGGAAAGGCCAGAGCAAAGGCAAAGACCCGCTCTTCCAGGGCCGGGCTCCAGTTCCCCGTCGGCCGTGTCCACAGGCTGCTGAGGAAGGGTAACTATGCCGAGCGCGTCGGTGCCGGAGCTCCGGTCTACTTGGCTGCGGTGCTCGAGTATCTGACCGCTGAGATCCTCGAGTTGGCTGGAAACGCTGCTCGCGACAACAAGAAGACCAGGATCATCCCCCGCCACTTGCAGCTGGCCGTCCGCAACGACGAGGAGCTCAACAAGCTGCTTGGAGGAGTCACCATCGCTCAGGGTGGTGTCCTGCCCAACATCCAGGCGGTGCTGCTGCCCAAGAAGACCGAGAAGCCCGCAAAGAAGTAG